TGCGTTCGTGTCGATCATGGAAGGTTGCAGCAAATACTGTACGTTCTGTGTGGTGCCGTACACACGAGGCGAGGAAGTCAGCCGGCCGTTCGACGATGTCATCGCCGAGATCGCCGAACTGGTCGTGCAAGGCGTGCAAGAGGTCACCTTGCTGGGGCAGAACGTCAACGCCTACCGCGGCGTCATGTCGAATGAAACCGGCGAAACTTCGCCAACCGCGGACTTTGCCATATTGATCGAATACGTCGCCGCCATCGAGGGCATCGCGCGCGTCCGTTACACCACCTCGCACCCGATCGAGTTCTCGGATAATTTAATCCACGCTTACGCGCACGTGCCGCAACTGGTCAATCATCTGCACCTGCCGGTGCAGAGCGGCTCGGATCGTATCCTCGCGCTCATGAAACGCGGACACACCGCGTTGGAATATAAGGCGAAGATTCGCAAACTGCGTGCGATCCGGCCCGGTATCTCAATCTCATCGGATTTCATCGTCGGCTTTCCCGGCGAGACCGACGACGATTTCGAGGCCACGATGCAGCTCATCGAGGATGTCGGCTTCGACCAGTCGTACAGTTTCATTTTCAGCGCCAGGCCGGGCACGCCGGCGGCCGCGCTGCCGGACGGCGTGCCGCTGGCGATCAAAAAGGCGCGTCTTTTGCGATTACAGACGCGCATAAACCAGATGGCGCAGACCATCAGCCGGCGCATGGTCGGAACTCACCAGCGCGTGCTGGTCGAACGGCCCTCCCGCAAAGACCCGGCGTGGCTCGCGGGCCGTACTGAAAATAATCGCGTGGTGAACTTCGAGGGTCCATCGGCGTTGATGGGGCGTTTCGTGGAGTTAAGCATCACGCGGGTCATGACCAACTCCCTGCGCGGCGAATTGATGCCGGCTGACGTCGATCAATCGCAATCTGCCGCGTCTGTCGTATGACCTCAATGCGTCAATCTGCGCCGCTTGAGAGACTTTGCATAAGTTGTCATTGCGAGCCCCTCACGATGTTCAGGATAAACTTCGCGATAAATCTTGTGTTGCGCCTGATTAGCGCCTCCAAACGCTCCAGATTTGTCCCGGAGCCTGCCCCGAATGCGCCCGAGGCGGTCGAAATAACAAGAGTGCAGAAAACTTAATCGCTCCAGCGTTTGAACGAGCATTCGCAATCCGTCGCCTTCGTCCTTGAGCCAGCCGATAATCCGCGCCTGGCCAATCTGTGCGGCGCGCTGAACGAGCATTTGCGTCAGGTCGAACGCCGGCTCGGCGTGGAGATCAATAATCGCGGCAGCCAGTTCAACGTCGTCGGTGAGGCGCGCGCCGTGCAGTCGGTGGTGGAGGTACTGAAGGATTTGTACGCCGCGACCGCGCAGGAAGTGCTGACGCCGTCCAGCGTGAACCTGTTCCTGCAGGAATCCGACGTGGAAGCGCGGCTGGATGCGGAGCAACAGCCACGTGGCGAGACCGCGATTCGCACGCGGCGCGGCGCCATTCGCGCGCGCGGCGCCAACCAGCTCGAATACGTCGAAAACATCCGCAACCGTGATCTGACTTTCGGCATCGGTCCCGCCGGCACCGGGAAGACATTTCTCGGCGTGGCGTGCGCGGTCGAGGCGCTGGACGCGTCCAGAGTGCGCAGGCTGGTGCTGGTGCGCCCCGCGGTGGAGGCTGGCGAACGGCTGGGATTTCTGCCGGGCGACTTGAGCCAGAAGATCGATCCGTATTTAAGGCCGATTTACGACGCGCTGTACGAGATGCTGGGTTTCGAGAAGGTGTACAAACTGATCGAGCGCAACGTCATCGAGGTAGCGCCGCTGGCCTACATGCGCGGCCGCACCCTGAACGACGCCGTGATCATTCTCGACGAAGCACAGAACACCACAGTCGACCAGATGAAGATGTTTTTAACCCGCATCGGTTTCGGTTCGACCGCGATCGTGACCGGCGACATCACGCAGATCGACCTGCCGCCAAATCGCAAGTCCGGCCTGCGTCACGTAATCGATGTGCTCAAAGGTGTGGACGGCGTTGCCTTCAATTT
The window above is part of the Gammaproteobacteria bacterium genome. Proteins encoded here:
- a CDS encoding PhoH family protein — its product is MNEHSQSVAFVLEPADNPRLANLCGALNEHLRQVERRLGVEINNRGSQFNVVGEARAVQSVVEVLKDLYAATAQEVLTPSSVNLFLQESDVEARLDAEQQPRGETAIRTRRGAIRARGANQLEYVENIRNRDLTFGIGPAGTGKTFLGVACAVEALDASRVRRLVLVRPAVEAGERLGFLPGDLSQKIDPYLRPIYDALYEMLGFEKVYKLIERNVIEVAPLAYMRGRTLNDAVIILDEAQNTTVDQMKMFLTRIGFGSTAIVTGDITQIDLPPNRKSGLRHVIDVLKGVDGVAFNFFTARDVVRHPLVQRIVMAYERAEGGSRATRATDGDPRTEL
- the miaB gene encoding tRNA (N6-isopentenyl adenosine(37)-C2)-methylthiotransferase MiaB, with translation MTRKVFIQTHGCQMNVYDSARMLDALRVSHAFAPTDDPAQADLLLLNTCSIREKAQEKVFSQLGKWRLLKDDNPQVVIGVGGCVASQEGLALHERAPCVDIVFGPQTLHRLPAMLDQVMQRRAPVIDVSFPEIEKFDRLPEPRAQGPSAFVSIMEGCSKYCTFCVVPYTRGEEVSRPFDDVIAEIAELVVQGVQEVTLLGQNVNAYRGVMSNETGETSPTADFAILIEYVAAIEGIARVRYTTSHPIEFSDNLIHAYAHVPQLVNHLHLPVQSGSDRILALMKRGHTALEYKAKIRKLRAIRPGISISSDFIVGFPGETDDDFEATMQLIEDVGFDQSYSFIFSARPGTPAAALPDGVPLAIKKARLLRLQTRINQMAQTISRRMVGTHQRVLVERPSRKDPAWLAGRTENNRVVNFEGPSALMGRFVELSITRVMTNSLRGELMPADVDQSQSAASVV